CAGAAGTTGCTCAAAAGGAGTCCATTACCTCTATGCCAACCTTCTTGTTCTACAAGTCTGGCAAATTGTTAGATAAGGTTACTGGTGCTAACCCAGCTAAGGTTAAGCAGTTGATAGAGGAAAACGCTTAAATGAATTAGATAGTATATGTAGTAATGCGAATATACGTTTTTTCAGTTAACTTCAATGTCTTACTAAATAGTTTCTTAATTGTGTATATTCTATTCTATAAGGCGGGATATTTCGGCGTCTGTTAGTCCCAGGATGTAGAAGGCGTCCGCCATCGACTTGGTATTCAGTTGGCAAGAGGCACGACGGCGCACGTTTGGCTTTCCATGCCACGCGATCGACAAACCTGCGACTGCCATTGCTGGGAGGTCGTTTTCTCCGTCACCGACCATAACTGTGGCTTCTACTGGGATTTGCAGCAGCTCGGCTAGCTCCAGCAACTTGTCTGCCTTGAAGTCAGCGTCCACCATCTCTCCCTCGGTGCCACCACTGAAGACAGCTTCACCTTCCGCGTTCTTTTCCGTAGAGAGGGTGTTTGCATGAGCCCAGTCCAGGTTTAGCTGTTCCTTTAGGTAGTTCGCGAACTGAATGAAACCCCCGCTCACGACAGCGGCTTTACAGCCCATTACTTTAAGACCCTTTGTAAACTCACGTGCACCCTCGGTTATCTGCAACTTGAGCTTAATTTCGTCAACGATGTCGGCCTTAGTGCCCCTCAGTAACTTAACACGCTCTAAAAATGACTGGACAAAATCAATCTTGCCTTCCATGGCAAGGTTAGTGATATGCTGGACCTCCTTTTCGACGTTGGCATACTCAGCAATGAGTTCAATCACTTCCTGGTAGATAAGAGTAGAATCCATGTCAAATATGAATAGTTTCTTGTTTCTGCGGTGCTCATCGTTCTTCTGAACAATGATGTCGACATCAGTAACTGCCTGATCTTGCTGAAACGCAGCAGAGATAGCTTTCAACTGATCCACGCCGTCAGCTTCGCTGTTAAAGTTCACAAAATAGTCTGTAGCACGCTGTGAAAGCTCTTTCTTCGAAACGGTTAGCACCTCATGCGATGAGAGGAAGTTCTGGAAACGATCAATGAAATCTGGCAACAAACTTTCGCCATGAGCGATGGCAGTAATGACAAACTTAGCAGAATCAACCATCTTATCTATCAATAGGGATTTCAAAGT
The Eremothecium sinecaudum strain ATCC 58844 chromosome II, complete sequence DNA segment above includes these coding regions:
- the SER2 gene encoding phosphoserine phosphatase (Syntenic homolog of Ashbya gossypii ACL130C; Syntenic homolog of Saccharomyces cerevisiae YGR208W (SER2)), with amino-acid sequence MVDSAKFVITAIAHGESLLPDFIDRFQNFLSSHEVLTVSKKELSQRATDYFVNFNSEADGVDQLKAISAAFQQDQAVTDVDIIVQKNDEHRRNKKLFIFDMDSTLIYQEVIELIAEYANVEKEVQHITNLAMEGKIDFVQSFLERVKLLRGTKADIVDEIKLKLQITEGAREFTKGLKVMGCKAAVVSGGFIQFANYLKEQLNLDWAHANTLSTEKNAEGEAVFSGGTEGEMVDADFKADKLLELAELLQIPVEATVMVGDGENDLPAMAVAGLSIAWHGKPNVRRRASCQLNTKSMADAFYILGLTDAEISRLIE